One window of the Methylocystis parvus OBBP genome contains the following:
- a CDS encoding HpcH/HpaI aldolase/citrate lyase family protein yields MKLPNQFYRPLAIGAPAPYREPPVKVERMIHFVPPHVEKMRAKVPDIAKQVDVVLGNLEDAIPADAKEAARKGFIEMAKAVDFGSTGLWTRMNALNSPWALDDMIEIVGAVGNKLDVVMLPKVEGPWDIAYLDQLLAQLEARNGVTKPIMIHAILETAEGVKNVDAIAAASPRMHGISLGPADLAASRAMKTTRVGGGHPEYKVIADAEPGAGLRATFQQDLWHYTIAKMVDACASAGVKAFYGPFGDFSDGPACEAQFRNAFLLGCAGAWSLHPTQIDIAKRVFSPDPDEVAFARKVLEAMPDGTGAVMIDGKMQDDATWKQCKVVVDLAKQVAAKDADFARIYGF; encoded by the coding sequence ATGAAACTGCCCAATCAGTTCTATCGCCCGCTGGCCATCGGCGCGCCCGCTCCCTATCGCGAGCCGCCGGTCAAGGTCGAGCGCATGATCCATTTCGTGCCGCCGCATGTCGAAAAGATGCGCGCCAAGGTTCCGGACATCGCCAAACAGGTCGACGTTGTGCTCGGCAATCTCGAAGACGCCATTCCCGCCGACGCCAAGGAAGCCGCGCGCAAGGGCTTCATCGAGATGGCCAAGGCGGTCGATTTCGGCTCGACGGGCCTCTGGACCCGCATGAACGCGCTGAACTCCCCCTGGGCGCTCGACGACATGATCGAGATCGTCGGCGCGGTGGGGAACAAGCTCGACGTCGTCATGCTGCCCAAGGTCGAAGGCCCGTGGGACATCGCCTATCTCGACCAGCTTCTCGCACAGCTCGAAGCCCGCAACGGCGTGACGAAGCCCATCATGATCCACGCCATTCTGGAGACGGCCGAGGGCGTCAAGAATGTCGACGCCATCGCCGCCGCCTCGCCCCGCATGCACGGCATTTCGCTCGGACCGGCGGACCTCGCGGCTTCGCGCGCCATGAAGACGACGCGCGTCGGCGGCGGGCATCCGGAATATAAGGTCATCGCCGACGCCGAGCCCGGCGCCGGGCTGCGCGCCACCTTCCAGCAGGATCTCTGGCACTACACCATCGCCAAGATGGTCGACGCCTGCGCCTCGGCGGGCGTCAAGGCCTTTTACGGCCCCTTCGGCGACTTCTCCGACGGCCCGGCCTGCGAAGCGCAGTTCCGCAACGCCTTTCTGCTTGGCTGCGCCGGCGCGTGGTCGCTGCATCCGACGCAGATCGACATCGCCAAGCGCGTTTTCTCGCCCGATCCGGACGAGGTCGCCTTCGCCAGGAAGGTGCTGGAGGCCATGCCCGACGGCACCGGCGCGGTGATGATCGACGGCAAGATGCAGGACGACGCCACCTGGAAACAGTGCAAGGTGGTGGTCGATCTCGCGAAACAGGTCGCCGCCAAGGACGCCGATTTCGCCAGAATTTACGGCTTCTGA
- a CDS encoding GNAT family N-acetyltransferase: protein MTDATQKLDLKDIRISPLTDGLILKGFSCGDYGIDRFIANKSMKYQSSYRARFFCAHSKTGSTVLGLYSLTLLIEQTDKLLADEKRHYQNEKHFPAIYIQSLAVLSRYQGGGLGTILLINALTRAHMIAQNVAVFGVALRSLNDDTTRLYKRYGFCIRDDGANPLMVLPIWSLDDIFKNARA, encoded by the coding sequence ATGACGGATGCGACGCAGAAACTCGACCTGAAAGACATCCGCATATCTCCGCTGACTGATGGGTTAATACTTAAAGGATTTAGCTGTGGAGATTATGGCATAGACAGGTTTATTGCAAACAAATCTATGAAATACCAGTCATCGTACCGAGCGCGTTTCTTTTGTGCCCACAGTAAAACAGGATCAACCGTTTTAGGCCTATATTCACTTACGCTGTTGATTGAGCAGACTGACAAGCTTTTGGCAGATGAGAAACGGCATTACCAGAATGAAAAGCATTTCCCAGCGATTTATATACAGTCCTTAGCCGTGCTGAGCAGGTACCAAGGCGGCGGCCTAGGGACGATCTTGCTTATCAATGCGCTGACGAGAGCGCACATGATAGCTCAAAACGTCGCCGTCTTCGGGGTTGCGCTGCGCTCACTAAACGATGACACGACCCGCCTTTATAAGCGATACGGGTTCTGTATCCGCGACGATGGAGCAAATCCTTTGATGGTTTTACCCATCTGGTCACTTGACGACATTTTCAAGAACGCGCGTGCATAA
- a CDS encoding DUF1877 family protein, with amino-acid sequence MSMTLYLKHASQNDLARYAAEGVESDDLGVLAEAGVADRQAARLKELELLYVADEGRAPLSIAARDMLFDHLDLLRRRGSGLMRVSSPSAPVFDLHGSWRMLHFLFTGDAFEGAPPAATLLAGGREVGEDLGFGPPRMLSLDETAAFSGFLNGLDLDALAARLDGKAVKSLGLRRGEGEACAGALHEDLARYFPGLQAFVAAAASRRQGMLIWML; translated from the coding sequence ATGAGCATGACGCTATACCTCAAGCATGCGAGCCAGAACGACCTCGCCCGCTATGCGGCCGAGGGCGTCGAGAGCGACGATCTCGGCGTGCTGGCGGAGGCGGGTGTCGCCGACAGGCAGGCCGCGCGCCTCAAGGAGCTGGAGCTTCTTTACGTCGCCGATGAGGGGCGCGCGCCCTTGAGCATCGCCGCGCGCGACATGCTCTTCGACCATCTCGATCTGCTGCGCCGGCGCGGCTCCGGCCTCATGCGCGTTTCGAGCCCCTCCGCCCCCGTGTTCGATCTGCACGGCTCGTGGCGGATGCTGCATTTCCTTTTCACCGGCGACGCCTTTGAAGGCGCGCCGCCGGCCGCGACCCTGCTCGCGGGCGGGCGCGAAGTCGGCGAGGATCTGGGCTTCGGCCCGCCGCGCATGCTCTCGCTCGACGAGACGGCGGCTTTCTCCGGCTTTCTCAATGGGCTCGATCTCGACGCGCTGGCGGCCCGGCTCGACGGCAAGGCCGTCAAGTCGCTCGGCCTTCGTCGCGGCGAGGGAGAAGCCTGCGCCGGCGCGCTGCATGAAGATCTCGCGCGCTATTTCCCCGGTCTTCAGGCTTTCGTCGCGGCGGCTGCGAGCCGGCGACAGGGGATGCTCATCTGGATGCTGTGA